One Natator depressus isolate rNatDep1 chromosome 6, rNatDep2.hap1, whole genome shotgun sequence DNA window includes the following coding sequences:
- the LOC141989125 gene encoding olfactory receptor-like protein COR4: MAGGNCSAVTEFILTGLTDRPELQVPLFAVFLVIYGITLVWNLGMMVLIRINPRLHTPMYFFLKNLSLMDACYSTVIAPKMLMSFLAERKAISYTACIIQCFSFILFVISECLLLAVMAYDRDVAICNPLLYTVIMSPKHCLRLAAGSYLWAILTSVIHTSGLLRLSYCHSNILNHFFCDINPLLKLSTSGTYVNELLVFLFGSLIEVISIGTILISYILIIATVLQIRSTEGRCKAFSNCTSHLTAVSIFHGTILFMYFRPSASYVLDTDKMASVFYAVVIPMLNPLVYSLRNKDVMDALRRAIETKSFALSLNSFYSLLCWQGIGQHPFQPTWVQQIEEEGKRLSISEYLPPRAFPSRANSWLLPTQSQDVAAEADAEEEGQAGDPGASGKQQPACPGGERPLCPSGRGRGQWPGEEEELPGLLEEDEETSSLSMP, from the exons ATGGCTGGAGGAAACTGTTCGGCAGTGACCGAGTTCATTCTCACAGGACTGACAGACCGTCCGGAGCTGCAGGTCCCCCTCTTCGCGGTGTTCCTAGTGATCTACGGAATCACCCTGGTGTGGAATCTGGGAATGATGGTTTTAATCAGGATCAACCCCCgacttcacacccccatgtacttcttcctcaAGAATTTGTCCCTCATGGATGCCTGTTACTCCACAGTCATCGCTCCCAAGATGCTGATGAGCTTCTTAGCTGAGAGGAAAGCTATTTCCTACACAGCTTGCATCATCCAATGTTTTAGCTTCATATTGTTTGTCATCTCTGAGTGCCTTCTGCTGGCAGTAATGGCGTACGACCGTGATGTAGCCATCTGTAACCCGCTGCTGTACACAGTCATCATGTCACCAAAGCACTGCCTACGGCTGGCGGCTGGATCATATCTATGGGCCATCCTGACCTCTGTGATACACACGAGCGGTTTGTTAAGATTATCCTACTGCCACTCCAATATCCTGAATCATTTTTTCTGTGATATCAACCCACTTCTAAAGCTCTCCACTTCTGGCACCTATGTCAACGAGCTACTTGTTTTCCTCTTTGGCAGTCTGATAGAGGTGATCAGCATTGGGACCATCCTCATCTCATACATCTTAATTATTGCAACTGTGCTGCAGATCCGCTCCACCGAAGGCAGGTGCAAAGCCTTCTCTAACTGCACCTCCCACCTGACGGCCGTCTCCATCTTCCACGGGACAATTCTCTTCATGTACTTCCGACCCAGCGCCAGCTACGTGCTGGACACGGACAAAATGGCCTCCGTGTTCTACGCAGTGGTGATCCCCATGCTGAACCCCCTCGTCTACAGCTTGAGGAACAAGGATGTGATGGATGCACTGAGGAGAGCAATAGAGACAAA aagctttgcattgtccttgaaca GCTTctactccctgctctgctggcagggcattgGGCAGCACCCTTTCCAGCCCACCTGGGTGCAGCAGATTGAGGAGGAGGGCAAGAGACTAAGCATCAGTGAGTATCTGCCACCCAGAGCTTTCCCatctagagcaa ACTCATGGCTACTCCCCACTCAGTCCCAGGATGTAGCGGCGGAAGCggatgctgaggaggaaggccaggctggTGACCCTGGAGCCAGTGGGAAGCAGCAGCCTGCTTGTCCAGGAGGAGAGCGGCCCCTCTGTCCCAGCGGGCGGGGAAGAGGCCAGTGgccaggcgaggaggaggagctcccCGGCCTTCTGGAGGAAGATGAAGAGACCAGCTCCCTTAGCATGCCCTGA